One window of Streptomyces sp. NBC_00273 genomic DNA carries:
- a CDS encoding cytochrome P450 family protein — MHEQTSGTPAETPADTPADTSSAEGPTLFDWEFATDPYPAYAWLREHSPVHRTKLPSGVEAWLVTRYADARQALADQRLSKNPAHHAEPAHAKGKTGIPGERKAELMTHLLNIDPPDHTRLRRLVSKAFTPRRVAEFAPRVQALTDHLIDGFAGRGEADLIHEFAFPLPIYAICEMLGVPREDQDDFRDWAGMMIRHGGGPRGGVARSVKQMRTYLGELIHRKRDDLGDDLISDLIRASDHGDHLTEGEATAMAFILLFAGFETTVNLIGNGVHSLFMNPGQRERLQRSLAAGESELLATGVEELLRYDGPVELATWRFATEPLTLGGMRIEAGDPVLVVLAAADRDPERFADPDTLDLSRTDNQHLGYGHGIHYCLGAPLARLEGQTALATLLTRLPDLELAVPSQDLRWRGGLIMRGLRTLPVRFAAQNTCAKAD, encoded by the coding sequence GTGCACGAGCAGACCTCCGGAACCCCCGCCGAAACCCCCGCGGACACTCCCGCCGACACCTCTTCCGCCGAGGGCCCCACCCTCTTCGACTGGGAGTTCGCGACCGACCCCTACCCGGCGTACGCCTGGCTGCGCGAGCACTCCCCGGTGCACCGCACCAAGCTGCCCAGCGGGGTCGAGGCGTGGCTCGTCACCCGGTACGCCGACGCCCGCCAGGCCCTCGCCGACCAGCGGCTCAGCAAGAATCCGGCGCACCACGCGGAGCCCGCGCACGCCAAGGGCAAGACCGGGATCCCGGGGGAGCGCAAGGCGGAGCTGATGACGCACCTGCTCAACATCGACCCGCCCGACCACACCCGGCTGCGGCGGCTGGTGTCGAAGGCCTTCACCCCGCGCAGGGTCGCCGAGTTCGCTCCGCGGGTGCAGGCGCTCACCGACCACCTGATCGACGGGTTCGCGGGGAGAGGTGAGGCTGATCTCATTCACGAGTTCGCCTTCCCGCTCCCCATCTACGCCATCTGCGAGATGCTCGGGGTACCGCGCGAGGACCAGGACGACTTCCGCGACTGGGCCGGCATGATGATCCGCCACGGCGGCGGTCCGCGCGGTGGGGTGGCCCGGTCGGTCAAGCAGATGCGGACCTACCTCGGTGAACTCATCCACCGCAAAAGGGATGATCTGGGCGACGACCTGATCTCCGACCTGATCCGGGCGAGCGATCACGGTGACCACCTGACGGAGGGCGAGGCCACCGCCATGGCCTTCATCCTGCTTTTCGCCGGTTTCGAGACCACCGTGAACCTCATCGGCAACGGGGTCCACTCCCTCTTCATGAACCCCGGACAGCGCGAGCGCCTCCAGCGCTCCCTCGCCGCGGGGGAGAGCGAACTGCTGGCCACCGGGGTCGAGGAACTGCTGCGCTACGACGGTCCGGTGGAGCTGGCGACCTGGCGGTTCGCCACCGAGCCGCTGACCCTGGGCGGCATGCGGATCGAGGCCGGCGACCCGGTCCTGGTCGTCCTCGCGGCCGCCGACCGGGATCCGGAGCGCTTCGCGGACCCGGACACCCTCGACCTCTCCCGGACCGACAACCAGCACCTCGGATACGGGCACGGCATCCACTACTGCCTGGGTGCGCCGCTCGCCCGGCTCGAAGGACAGACCGCCCTCGCGACTTTGCTGACGCGTCTGCCCGATCTGGAACTAGCCGTTCCATCCCAAGACCTGCGCTGGCGCGGGGGGTTGATCATGCGGGGGCTGCGTACTCTTCCCGTTCGATTCGCGGCTCAAAACACTTGCGCGAAAGCTGATTAA
- a CDS encoding transglycosylase family protein: MLSGNGRHRRPRQVPALVVTAGVTGSALAMPLLAATSATAADTSTWDKVAECESGGSWSANFGSGAYGGLQFTQEEWQSAGGLDFAERPDLASRSQQIAVAERVLGSTGPQAWPLCAASAGLVKESPAAQVDPGLPGSKSPVAPAPSRPDDAVPSTGGGKPSTDYGSPTPAPAPSPSSTPFLIPDAPSVGLPVMPAPDVPTTPPVDPTAPVQPGGPTGTPTPVDPTAPTLPVDPTAPTTSPTTPGLPPVDPTAPANPEVPQTTSTTPVEGNGKHRGAPETAPAVPSGAASDPTYTVQAGDSLATIAVAKGVKGGWNGLYQANEQVIGEDADLIKPGQNLDLTPH; this comes from the coding sequence ATGCTCTCCGGGAACGGCCGTCACAGACGCCCCCGCCAGGTCCCCGCGCTGGTCGTCACAGCCGGAGTCACTGGCTCTGCGCTGGCCATGCCGCTGTTGGCCGCCACCAGCGCCACCGCCGCCGACACGTCGACGTGGGACAAGGTCGCCGAGTGCGAGAGCGGTGGCTCGTGGAGCGCGAACTTCGGTAGCGGCGCCTACGGCGGACTCCAGTTCACCCAGGAGGAGTGGCAGAGCGCCGGCGGGCTCGACTTCGCCGAGCGCCCCGACCTGGCGAGCCGTTCCCAGCAGATAGCCGTCGCCGAGCGGGTGCTGGGCTCGACGGGACCGCAGGCCTGGCCGCTGTGCGCGGCCTCGGCCGGTCTGGTCAAGGAGAGCCCCGCTGCGCAGGTGGACCCCGGTCTGCCCGGCAGCAAGAGCCCGGTCGCCCCCGCGCCGTCCCGCCCGGACGACGCCGTTCCGTCCACCGGCGGCGGCAAGCCGTCCACGGACTACGGTTCGCCGACCCCGGCCCCGGCTCCGAGCCCGTCCAGCACCCCGTTCCTGATTCCCGACGCGCCGTCCGTCGGACTGCCCGTCATGCCCGCGCCGGACGTCCCGACGACGCCTCCGGTCGACCCGACGGCTCCGGTCCAGCCGGGCGGTCCGACCGGCACGCCGACCCCGGTCGACCCGACGGCGCCGACGCTGCCGGTGGACCCGACCGCGCCCACCACCTCGCCCACCACGCCGGGACTGCCCCCGGTCGACCCGACGGCCCCCGCGAACCCGGAGGTCCCGCAGACCACCTCCACCACTCCTGTCGAGGGCAATGGCAAGCACCGCGGTGCGCCGGAGACCGCGCCGGCGGTCCCGTCTGGCGCCGCGTCGGACCCCACCTACACGGTCCAGGCGGGCGACAGCCTGGCGACCATCGCGGTTGCCAAGGGCGTAAAGGGGGGCTGGAACGGTCTCTACCAGGCCAATGAGCAAGTCATCGGCGAGGACGCCGACCTCATCAAGCCCGGCCAGAACCTGGATCTAACCCCGCATTAA
- a CDS encoding transglycosylase family protein, with the protein MLLSGKGKHRRGTAIERSVRIVTLAGVAGVAVAAPLMAAGTASAATTSEWDKVAQCESGGNWSINTGNGYYGGLQFSPSTWAGFGGKSYAAQANQASKSQQIAIAEKVLKSQGKGAWPSCGKGLTNSAYTGGGSETPASKPQSKPQSKPQPKVETKKAETKAAPKQETKRPEAPTTRSERTEAPVAPKTGNGSYEVKTGDTLGTIAEANGVKGGWQQLFELNKDIVSDADLIFPGQKLKLS; encoded by the coding sequence ATGCTGCTTTCCGGCAAGGGCAAGCACCGTCGCGGTACTGCAATCGAGCGGTCTGTCCGGATCGTCACGCTCGCCGGTGTTGCCGGTGTGGCCGTGGCCGCCCCCCTGATGGCCGCGGGCACCGCCAGCGCCGCCACCACGTCCGAGTGGGACAAGGTCGCGCAGTGCGAGTCCGGTGGCAACTGGTCCATCAACACGGGCAACGGCTACTACGGCGGTCTGCAGTTCTCGCCCTCCACGTGGGCCGGGTTCGGTGGCAAGTCGTACGCCGCGCAGGCCAACCAGGCCTCCAAGTCGCAGCAGATAGCCATCGCCGAGAAGGTCCTCAAGAGCCAGGGCAAGGGCGCCTGGCCGTCCTGCGGCAAGGGCCTGACGAACTCCGCCTACACCGGTGGCGGCTCCGAGACCCCGGCGTCGAAGCCGCAGTCCAAGCCGCAGTCGAAGCCGCAGCCGAAGGTCGAGACCAAGAAGGCCGAGACCAAGGCCGCGCCGAAGCAGGAGACCAAGCGCCCCGAGGCTCCGACCACCCGCTCCGAGCGCACCGAGGCTCCGGTCGCGCCGAAGACCGGCAACGGCTCGTACGAGGTCAAGACGGGCGACACCCTGGGCACCATCGCCGAGGCCAACGGCGTCAAGGGCGGCTGGCAGCAGCTCTTCGAGCTGAACAAGGACATCGTCTCGGACGCCGACCTGATCTTCCCGGGACAGAAGCTGAAGCTCAGCTGA
- the eno gene encoding phosphopyruvate hydratase: MPSIDVVVAREILDSRGNPTVEVEVGLDDGSTGRAAVPSGASTGAFEAIELRDGDPNRYFGKGVEKAVLAVIEQIGPELVGYDATEQRLIDQAMFDLDATDNKGSLGANAILGVSLAVAHAASEASDLPLFRYLGGPNAHLLPVPMMNILNGGSHADSNVDIQEFMIAPIGAESFSEALRWGAEVYHTLKKVLHTKGLSTGLGDEGGFAPNLESNRAALDLIIEAIKQAGYAPGKDIALALDVAASEFYKDGQYEFEGKSRSAAEMTDYYAELVEAYPLVSIEDPLFEDDWDGWKTITDRLGAKVQIVGDDLFVTNPERLARGIEEGSANALLVKVNQIGSLTETLDAVEMAQRNGFKCMMSHRSGETEDVTIADLAVAVNCGQIKTGAPARSDRVAKYNQLLRIEEILDDAAVYAGRSAFPRFKG; this comes from the coding sequence GTGCCGTCCATCGACGTCGTCGTAGCCCGGGAAATCCTGGACTCCCGAGGCAACCCCACGGTCGAGGTCGAGGTGGGCCTCGACGATGGCAGCACCGGCCGTGCTGCAGTTCCGTCCGGCGCCTCCACCGGTGCATTCGAGGCCATCGAGCTCCGTGACGGTGACCCCAACCGTTACTTCGGCAAGGGTGTCGAGAAGGCCGTCCTCGCCGTCATCGAGCAGATCGGCCCGGAGCTCGTCGGCTACGACGCCACCGAGCAGCGCCTGATCGACCAGGCCATGTTCGACCTGGACGCCACCGACAACAAGGGCTCGCTCGGCGCCAACGCCATCCTCGGCGTGTCCCTGGCCGTCGCGCACGCCGCGTCGGAGGCCTCGGACCTTCCGCTCTTCCGCTACCTCGGCGGTCCGAACGCGCACCTGCTGCCCGTTCCGATGATGAACATCCTCAACGGTGGGTCGCACGCCGACTCCAACGTGGACATCCAGGAGTTCATGATCGCCCCCATCGGCGCGGAGTCCTTCTCCGAGGCGCTGCGTTGGGGTGCCGAGGTCTACCACACCCTCAAGAAGGTCCTGCACACCAAGGGCCTCTCCACCGGCCTGGGCGACGAGGGCGGCTTCGCCCCGAACCTGGAGTCCAACCGCGCCGCGCTCGACCTCATCATCGAGGCCATCAAGCAGGCCGGCTACGCCCCGGGCAAGGACATCGCGCTCGCGCTCGACGTCGCCGCGTCCGAGTTCTACAAGGACGGCCAGTACGAGTTCGAGGGCAAGTCCCGCTCGGCCGCCGAGATGACCGACTACTACGCCGAGCTCGTCGAGGCGTACCCGCTGGTCTCCATCGAGGACCCGCTGTTCGAGGACGACTGGGACGGCTGGAAGACCATCACCGACCGCCTCGGCGCCAAGGTCCAGATCGTCGGTGACGACCTGTTCGTCACGAACCCGGAGCGTCTGGCCCGCGGTATCGAGGAGGGCTCCGCGAACGCCCTGCTCGTGAAGGTGAACCAGATCGGTTCGCTGACCGAGACCCTGGACGCCGTCGAGATGGCCCAGCGCAACGGCTTCAAGTGCATGATGTCCCACCGCTCCGGTGAGACCGAGGACGTCACCATCGCCGACCTCGCCGTCGCCGTGAACTGCGGTCAGATCAAGACCGGCGCCCCGGCCCGTTCGGACCGCGTCGCCAAGTACAACCAGCTGCTGCGCATCGAGGAGATCCTCGACGACGCCGCGGTGTACGCGGGCCGCAGCGCCTTCCCGCGCTTCAAGGGCTAA
- a CDS encoding FtsB family cell division protein — MAGNRDRFSTFSTATRLKQLGERTAAHVYRSQSRRQVRRSRLTGRAALLVLVLCTLVVALAYPMRQYVSQRSEIAKQQRAAAAARDRLERLRDEKARWQDDAFAEQQARKHLHFLRPGEIGYIMSDPGAQSPQPHRTGHAGSDRPWYSNVWDGVDKADRPGE, encoded by the coding sequence ATGGCCGGGAACCGGGATCGGTTCTCCACCTTCTCCACCGCGACGAGGCTCAAGCAGCTCGGCGAGCGGACCGCCGCCCACGTCTACCGGTCGCAGTCGCGGCGTCAGGTCCGCCGCAGCCGGCTCACCGGCCGCGCCGCGCTCCTGGTGCTCGTCCTCTGTACGCTGGTCGTCGCCCTCGCGTATCCGATGCGCCAGTACGTCTCCCAGCGCTCGGAGATCGCGAAGCAGCAGCGGGCCGCCGCGGCCGCGCGGGACCGCCTGGAGCGGCTCCGCGACGAGAAGGCCCGCTGGCAGGACGACGCCTTCGCGGAGCAGCAGGCGCGCAAGCACCTGCACTTCCTGCGCCCGGGGGAGATCGGCTACATCATGAGCGACCCCGGGGCCCAGTCCCCACAGCCGCACCGGACCGGTCACGCCGGCTCCGACCGCCCCTGGTACTCCAACGTCTGGGACGGCGTCGACAAGGCCGACCGCCCCGGCGAGTGA
- a CDS encoding DUF501 domain-containing protein: MQTPPPQTDRTEPTDADIEAFEQQLGRPPRGLRAIAHRCPCGQPDVVETAPRLPDGTPFPTLYYLTCPRAASAIGTLEANGVMKEMQARLAEDKELAAAYQAAHEDYIQRRDAIEVLQGFPSAGGMPDRVKCLHVLVGHSLAAGPGVNPFGDEALAMLPEWWAKGACVVPCGEKKTDDEEPRA; the protein is encoded by the coding sequence ATGCAGACGCCCCCGCCCCAGACCGACCGGACCGAGCCGACCGACGCGGACATCGAGGCGTTCGAGCAGCAGCTCGGCCGCCCGCCGCGCGGGCTGCGCGCCATCGCGCACCGCTGCCCCTGCGGGCAGCCGGACGTGGTGGAGACCGCCCCGCGGCTCCCCGACGGCACCCCCTTCCCGACGCTGTACTACCTGACGTGCCCGCGCGCGGCCTCCGCGATCGGCACGCTGGAGGCCAACGGCGTGATGAAGGAGATGCAGGCCCGGCTCGCCGAGGACAAGGAACTGGCCGCCGCCTACCAGGCCGCCCACGAGGACTACATCCAGCGGCGCGACGCCATCGAGGTGCTCCAGGGCTTCCCGAGCGCCGGCGGCATGCCGGACCGGGTGAAGTGCCTGCACGTGCTGGTCGGCCACTCCCTGGCCGCCGGCCCCGGAGTGAACCCGTTCGGCGACGAGGCCCTCGCCATGCTGCCGGAGTGGTGGGCCAAGGGTGCCTGCGTCGTCCCGTGCGGGGAGAAGAAGACGGACGACGAGGAGCCGCGCGCGTGA
- a CDS encoding Ppx/GppA phosphatase family protein, whose amino-acid sequence MTRVAAVDCGTNSIRLLVADCDPATGELVELDRRMTIVRLGQGVDRTGRLAPEALERTFAACREYAGVIKEFGAERVRFVATSASRDAENRADFVRGVLDILGVEPEVISGDQEAEFSFTGATKELTAHEHLERPFLVVDIGGGSTEFVVGEEHVRAARSVDIGCVRMTERHLVVDGVVTDPPTAEQVAAIRADIEAALDLAAESVPLAEARTLVGLAGSVTTVAGIALGLAEYRSSAIHHSRISYEQVREISERMLTATHAERAAIPVMHPGRVDVIGAGALVLLAIMERIGASEVVVSEHDILDGIAWSIA is encoded by the coding sequence GTGACCCGGGTCGCCGCCGTCGACTGCGGTACGAACTCCATCCGGCTGCTCGTGGCGGACTGCGACCCGGCCACCGGCGAGCTCGTCGAGCTGGACCGCCGGATGACCATCGTCCGGCTCGGCCAGGGCGTGGACCGGACCGGGCGCCTGGCCCCGGAGGCGCTGGAGCGCACCTTCGCCGCCTGCCGCGAGTACGCGGGAGTGATCAAGGAGTTCGGCGCGGAGCGGGTGCGCTTCGTGGCGACCTCCGCCTCCCGGGACGCCGAGAACCGCGCGGACTTCGTCCGGGGCGTCCTGGACATCCTGGGGGTTGAGCCCGAGGTGATCTCCGGTGACCAGGAGGCGGAGTTCTCCTTCACCGGCGCGACCAAGGAGCTGACGGCCCACGAGCACCTGGAGCGGCCGTTCCTGGTGGTGGACATCGGCGGCGGCTCGACCGAGTTCGTGGTCGGCGAGGAGCACGTACGGGCCGCGCGGTCCGTGGACATCGGCTGCGTCCGGATGACCGAGCGGCACCTGGTGGTGGACGGGGTCGTCACCGACCCGCCGACCGCCGAGCAGGTCGCCGCGATCCGGGCCGACATCGAGGCGGCGCTGGACCTGGCCGCCGAGAGCGTCCCGCTGGCCGAGGCGCGCACGCTGGTGGGCCTGGCCGGCTCGGTGACCACGGTCGCCGGGATCGCGCTGGGGCTGGCGGAGTACCGATCGTCCGCGATCCACCACTCCCGGATCTCCTACGAGCAGGTGCGCGAGATCAGCGAGCGGATGCTGACGGCGACGCACGCCGAGCGCGCGGCGATCCCCGTCATGCACCCGGGTCGGGTGGACGTGATCGGAGCGGGTGCGCTCGTCCTCTTGGCGATCATGGAACGCATCGGCGCTTCGGAGGTTGTCGTGTCGGAGCACGACATCCTCGATGGAATCGCTTGGTCCATCGCCTGA
- a CDS encoding NAD(P)/FAD-dependent oxidoreductase: MSTTERPRILVVGGGYVGLYAAKRIMKKMRYGEATVTVVDPRSYMTYQPFLPEVAAGSISPRHVVVPLRRVLPKAEVLTGRVTSIDQDRKVAVVTPLVGEAYELPFDYLVIALGAVSRTFPIPGLAEQGIGMKGVEEGIGLRNHVLEQLDKAESTTDENVRRKALTFVFIGGGFAGAETIGEVEDMARDAAKYYSTIKREDMRFILVDAADKILPEVGPKLGAWGKEHLESRGIEIYLSTSMDSCVDGHVVLKNGLEVDSNTIVWTAGVKPNPALARYGLPLGPRGHVDAQPTLQVTGTDYIWAAGDNAQVPDVAARKAGVENAWCPPNAQHALRQAKVLGDNVISGMRGFPQHPYSHSNKGAVAGLGLHKGVAMIVMGKTKIKLKGRLAWYMHRGYHGMAMPTWNRKIRVFADWTLAMFLKREVVSLGALETPREEFYEAAKPAPAPAAAAAPAAKAKA, from the coding sequence ATGAGCACCACGGAGCGTCCCAGGATCCTCGTTGTAGGAGGTGGGTACGTAGGCCTGTACGCAGCCAAGCGCATCATGAAGAAGATGCGCTACGGCGAGGCGACCGTCACGGTCGTCGACCCGCGCTCGTACATGACCTACCAGCCCTTCCTCCCTGAAGTGGCCGCAGGCAGCATCTCGCCTCGGCACGTCGTCGTCCCGCTGCGACGCGTGCTGCCCAAGGCAGAGGTTCTCACCGGCCGGGTCACCAGCATCGACCAGGACCGCAAGGTCGCCGTCGTCACGCCGCTCGTCGGCGAGGCGTACGAGCTGCCCTTCGACTACCTGGTGATCGCGCTCGGCGCCGTCTCCCGCACCTTCCCGATCCCCGGCCTCGCCGAACAGGGCATCGGTATGAAGGGCGTCGAAGAGGGCATCGGCCTGCGCAACCACGTCCTCGAGCAGCTCGACAAGGCCGAGTCCACGACGGACGAGAACGTCCGCCGCAAGGCCCTCACCTTCGTCTTCATCGGCGGCGGCTTCGCCGGTGCGGAGACCATCGGTGAGGTCGAGGACATGGCCCGGGACGCCGCGAAGTACTACTCCACGATCAAGCGCGAGGACATGCGCTTCATCCTGGTCGACGCGGCCGACAAGATCCTTCCCGAGGTCGGGCCCAAGCTCGGCGCCTGGGGCAAGGAGCACCTGGAGTCCCGCGGCATCGAGATCTACCTCAGCACCTCCATGGACTCCTGCGTGGACGGCCACGTGGTGCTGAAGAACGGCCTCGAGGTCGACTCCAACACCATCGTGTGGACCGCCGGCGTCAAGCCGAACCCGGCCCTGGCCCGCTACGGCCTGCCGCTGGGTCCCCGCGGCCACGTGGACGCCCAGCCGACCCTCCAGGTCACGGGCACGGACTACATCTGGGCCGCCGGCGACAACGCCCAGGTTCCGGACGTCGCCGCCCGCAAGGCCGGTGTCGAGAACGCCTGGTGCCCGCCGAACGCCCAGCACGCGCTGCGTCAGGCCAAGGTCCTCGGCGACAACGTGATCTCGGGCATGCGGGGCTTCCCGCAGCACCCGTACTCGCACTCCAACAAGGGCGCGGTGGCGGGTCTCGGCCTCCACAAGGGCGTCGCGATGATCGTCATGGGCAAGACGAAGATCAAGCTCAAGGGCCGGCTGGCCTGGTACATGCACCGTGGCTACCACGGCATGGCCATGCCGACCTGGAACCGCAAGATCCGCGTCTTCGCCGACTGGACCCTCGCGATGTTCCTCAAGCGCGAGGTCGTCTCCCTCGGCGCCCTGGAGACTCCCCGCGAGGAGTTCTACGAGGCCGCCAAGCCGGCGCCGGCCCCGGCCGCCGCCGCTGCTCCGGCCGCGAAGGCCAAGGCCTGA
- a CDS encoding cyclopropane-fatty-acyl-phospholipid synthase family protein produces the protein MTDAAPRLAVVAETLLGAPLPVRVRAWDGSEAGPPDGPVLVIHDRRAVRRMLWRPGELGLARAWVAGELTVEGSLFDLLERVAGLLWEREPDLPPVDPAVSTAQSGPGPLAALGSIARSVGLPALRDLPGARWRDAAHRAAARELIALAGPLPPPAPPAEEAAARRGGTLHSKGRDRRAVSHHYDVGNDFYERVLGPSMVYSCAYWSPGSTLEEAQRDKLDLVCRKLALRPGDRLLDVGCGWGSMALHAAREYGVRVTGVTLSREQAVYARKRVADEGLTDLVDIRIQDYRDVKDGPYEAISSIGMAEHVGADRYRDYARTLHALLRPGGRLLNHQIARPPEPDEEAYRIDEFIDAYVFPDGELSPLGTTIGELERAGFEVRDVEALREHYGLTLRAWVARLEEHWAEAVRLTSPGRARVWQLYMAACALGFERGRLGVNQVLAVRPTAGGDARLPLRLRTWDAETV, from the coding sequence ATGACCGACGCCGCGCCGCGGCTCGCCGTTGTTGCCGAGACCCTGCTGGGTGCCCCGCTGCCGGTACGCGTGCGGGCCTGGGACGGCAGCGAGGCCGGCCCGCCCGACGGCCCCGTGCTCGTCATCCACGACCGCCGCGCCGTGCGCCGGATGCTCTGGAGGCCCGGCGAGCTGGGGCTGGCCCGGGCCTGGGTGGCGGGCGAACTGACGGTCGAAGGCAGTCTGTTCGATCTGCTGGAGCGGGTGGCGGGCCTGCTGTGGGAACGCGAGCCGGACCTGCCGCCCGTCGACCCCGCCGTCTCCACGGCCCAGTCCGGGCCCGGGCCGCTCGCGGCCCTCGGGAGCATCGCCCGCAGCGTCGGGCTCCCGGCGCTGCGCGACCTGCCGGGGGCGAGGTGGCGCGACGCCGCCCACCGGGCCGCCGCGCGCGAACTGATCGCCCTCGCCGGACCGCTGCCACCGCCCGCGCCCCCCGCCGAGGAAGCGGCGGCCCGACGGGGCGGAACACTCCACAGCAAGGGCCGCGACCGCCGGGCCGTCAGCCACCACTACGACGTCGGCAACGACTTCTACGAACGGGTGCTGGGCCCCTCGATGGTGTACTCCTGCGCCTATTGGAGCCCCGGCTCCACCCTGGAGGAGGCCCAGCGCGACAAGCTCGACCTGGTCTGCCGCAAGCTCGCCCTGCGGCCCGGGGACCGGCTGCTCGACGTCGGCTGCGGCTGGGGCTCCATGGCGCTGCACGCCGCCCGGGAGTACGGGGTCCGGGTCACCGGCGTCACGCTCTCCCGCGAGCAGGCCGTGTACGCCCGCAAGCGGGTCGCGGACGAGGGACTGACCGATCTGGTGGACATCCGGATCCAGGACTACCGGGACGTCAAGGACGGGCCGTACGAGGCCATTTCCTCCATCGGGATGGCCGAACACGTCGGGGCCGACCGCTACCGGGACTACGCCCGCACCCTGCACGCCCTGCTGCGCCCCGGCGGGCGGCTGCTGAACCACCAGATCGCCCGTCCGCCGGAGCCGGACGAGGAGGCGTACCGGATCGACGAGTTCATCGACGCCTACGTCTTCCCCGACGGGGAGCTCTCCCCGCTCGGCACCACCATCGGCGAACTGGAGCGGGCCGGCTTCGAGGTCCGCGACGTGGAGGCGCTGCGCGAGCACTACGGGCTGACCCTGCGGGCCTGGGTGGCCCGACTGGAGGAGCACTGGGCGGAGGCGGTCCGACTGACCTCGCCCGGCCGGGCCCGGGTCTGGCAGCTCTACATGGCGGCCTGCGCGCTCGGCTTCGAGCGGGGCCGACTGGGCGTCAACCAGGTGCTGGCGGTGCGGCCCACGGCCGGCGGGGACGCCCGCCTGCCGCTGCGGCTGCGCACCTGGGACGCAGAAACGGTCTAG